A genomic region of Streptosporangium lutulentum contains the following coding sequences:
- the thrC gene encoding threonine synthase, whose product MARAWRGLIEEYRDRLPVTTATPVVTLLEGGTPLIPANRVSALTGCEVYLKVEGLNPTGSFKDRGMTMAISKAVEDGAKAVICASTGNTSASAAAYAVRAGLTCAVLVPRGKIAMGKLAQALVHGAKLLQVEGSFDDCLDMTRKLSENYPIALVNSVNPFRLQGQKTAAFEIVDTLGDAPDIHCIPVGNAGNISAYWMGYTEYAEDGVASGKPRMFGFQASGAAPIVNGAPVTHPHTIATAIRIGNPASWQLAEAARDESGGVIQAVTDRRIAAAYKLLAQEEGVFVELASAASVAGLLQAHEQGLVDPGQRIVCTVTGNGLKDPDWAISGAPTPVTIPIDAHAAATALELA is encoded by the coding sequence ATGGCCAGGGCGTGGCGGGGCCTCATCGAGGAGTACCGTGACCGACTTCCGGTGACCACGGCGACGCCCGTCGTCACGCTCCTGGAGGGCGGCACGCCGCTCATCCCGGCGAACAGGGTCTCGGCGCTGACCGGTTGCGAGGTCTACCTCAAGGTCGAGGGCCTGAACCCGACCGGCAGTTTCAAGGACCGTGGCATGACCATGGCCATCAGCAAGGCCGTCGAGGACGGCGCGAAGGCCGTCATCTGCGCCTCCACCGGCAACACCAGCGCCTCCGCCGCCGCCTACGCGGTCCGCGCGGGCCTGACCTGCGCCGTGCTGGTGCCCCGCGGCAAGATCGCGATGGGCAAGCTGGCCCAGGCCCTGGTCCACGGCGCCAAGCTGCTCCAGGTCGAGGGTTCGTTCGACGACTGCCTTGACATGACCAGGAAACTGTCGGAGAACTATCCGATCGCGCTCGTCAACTCGGTGAACCCGTTCCGGCTCCAGGGCCAGAAGACCGCGGCCTTCGAGATCGTGGACACGCTCGGCGACGCCCCCGACATCCACTGCATCCCGGTCGGCAACGCCGGCAACATCTCGGCCTACTGGATGGGCTACACCGAGTACGCCGAGGACGGTGTCGCGTCCGGGAAGCCCCGGATGTTCGGCTTCCAGGCCAGCGGCGCCGCGCCGATCGTCAACGGCGCCCCGGTGACCCACCCCCACACGATCGCCACCGCGATCCGCATCGGCAACCCCGCCTCCTGGCAGCTCGCAGAGGCCGCCCGTGACGAGTCCGGCGGGGTCATCCAGGCCGTCACCGACCGCCGGATCGCCGCCGCCTACAAGCTGCTGGCCCAGGAGGAGGGCGTGTTCGTCGAGCTCGCCTCGGCCGCCAGCGTCGCGGGCCTCCTCCAGGCCCACGAGCAGGGACTGGTCGACCCCGGCCAGCGCATCGTGTGCACGGTGACCGGAAACGGCCTCAAGGACCCCGACTGGGCCATCTCGGGGGCTCCCACCCCGGTGACGATCCCGATCGACGCCCACGCCGCCGCCACCGCCCTCGAACTCGCCTAA
- a CDS encoding homoserine kinase — protein sequence MTDSSKVVVRVPATSANLGPGFDTLGLALGLYDEVEAALFELPGSAASREVVIEVEGEGSGELAPGEGHLIVRTMRMTFDRMGVPQPRGIRLRCLNRIPHARGLGSSSAAICAGILAARALAGTPYAAGPHPDDPLDPSRTRPAFTDDDVFALATEIEGHPDNVAPCLAGGLTIAWTDQSNVPHMVKLIPHAGIRPVAIIPRNRLSTEVARGLLPKDVPHVDASANAGRAALLIAALTGGLEPGVLLAATEDRLHQNYRAPAMPQTADLVERLRGIGVPTVVSGAGPTILAFSTADTQDLIAPEVGTDWHIQPLDVETRGACVVSPETR from the coding sequence ATGACCGACAGCAGCAAGGTCGTCGTCCGGGTCCCGGCGACGTCGGCCAACCTCGGACCCGGGTTCGACACGCTGGGATTGGCCCTCGGTCTGTACGACGAGGTCGAGGCCGCCCTCTTCGAGCTCCCCGGAAGCGCCGCCTCCCGGGAGGTCGTCATAGAGGTCGAGGGCGAGGGATCGGGCGAGCTCGCCCCGGGAGAGGGCCATCTCATCGTGAGGACGATGCGCATGACCTTCGACCGGATGGGGGTCCCGCAGCCGCGCGGCATCCGGTTACGCTGCCTGAACCGCATCCCCCACGCCCGCGGCCTCGGATCCTCCTCCGCTGCGATCTGCGCGGGCATCCTCGCCGCCCGCGCGCTGGCCGGCACGCCGTACGCGGCGGGTCCCCATCCGGACGATCCCCTCGATCCTTCCCGGACGCGGCCCGCGTTCACCGATGACGACGTCTTCGCGCTGGCCACCGAGATCGAGGGCCATCCCGACAACGTGGCGCCGTGCCTCGCGGGCGGGCTGACCATCGCATGGACGGATCAGTCGAACGTTCCGCATATGGTGAAACTGATTCCACACGCCGGCATCCGGCCCGTGGCCATCATTCCCCGGAACAGACTCTCCACCGAGGTCGCCCGGGGGCTGCTCCCCAAGGACGTGCCGCATGTCGACGCGTCCGCGAACGCCGGCCGGGCGGCGCTGCTGATCGCGGCGCTCACCGGCGGGCTCGAACCGGGAGTGCTGCTGGCCGCGACGGAGGACCGGCTCCATCAGAATTACCGCGCGCCTGCGATGCCACAGACCGCCGATCTGGTAGAACGATTGCGCGGGATCGGCGTTCCCACGGTTGTCTCGGGAGCCGGTCCCACGATCCTTGCGTTTTCGACTGCGGATACGCAGGATTTGATCGCACCAGAAGTGGGTACTGACTGGCACATCCAGCCACTGGATGTCGAAACCCGCGGTGCTTGCGTTGTTTCTCCCGAGACACGCTGA